One genomic region from Amycolatopsis sp. FBCC-B4732 encodes:
- a CDS encoding Lrp/AsnC family transcriptional regulator, translating to MPVPSAPPEPARPSGSDLALVEALQRDPRAPWTRIAAAVGTDATTAARRWDRLQAAGLAWLTAYVTAPTTTVGYVDVACRPDALSALTQELCGWPAVFSVERTTSRFGLFLSLAARDLDALDALVTGRIGALPGVVEVRFAVATRVYREGSGWLVNALAPEQRAVLDDTAEQARLVVPQQWNDRDLRALVESLGEDGRRSYAELARDCRMSESAVRRALARMVRNHELDFRCDLAHVPAGWPVIAGYRLDIPAADLDRAGTAIAHLPETRLSAAVVGEGNLVVSAWLREPAGCTAYESALATAAPGSRVVDRAITLRMPKRMGRLLSPHGLGGTHQAIIPAR from the coding sequence ATGCCCGTTCCTTCGGCCCCGCCGGAACCGGCGCGGCCGAGTGGTTCGGACCTCGCGCTGGTGGAGGCGCTGCAGCGCGACCCGCGGGCGCCGTGGACCCGGATCGCCGCCGCCGTGGGCACCGACGCCACGACGGCGGCCCGCCGCTGGGACCGGCTGCAGGCGGCCGGCCTCGCCTGGCTGACCGCGTACGTCACCGCCCCGACCACGACGGTCGGCTACGTCGACGTCGCCTGCCGCCCGGACGCGCTGAGCGCGCTCACCCAGGAGCTCTGCGGCTGGCCGGCGGTGTTCAGCGTCGAGCGCACGACCAGCCGCTTCGGGCTGTTCCTGTCCTTGGCCGCGCGTGACCTCGACGCGCTGGACGCGCTGGTCACCGGCCGCATCGGCGCGCTGCCCGGCGTCGTGGAGGTGCGGTTCGCCGTCGCCACCCGCGTCTACCGCGAAGGCAGCGGGTGGCTGGTCAACGCGCTGGCCCCGGAGCAGCGGGCGGTGCTGGACGACACCGCGGAGCAGGCCCGGCTGGTCGTCCCGCAGCAGTGGAACGATCGCGACCTGCGCGCGCTCGTGGAGTCCCTCGGCGAGGACGGGCGGCGCAGCTACGCCGAGCTGGCCCGCGACTGCCGGATGAGCGAGTCGGCGGTCCGGCGCGCGCTGGCGCGGATGGTGCGCAACCACGAACTCGACTTCCGCTGCGACCTCGCGCACGTCCCGGCGGGCTGGCCGGTGATCGCGGGCTACCGCCTCGACATCCCCGCGGCGGACCTCGACCGGGCCGGCACGGCGATCGCGCACCTCCCGGAAACCCGTCTCTCGGCGGCGGTCGTGGGGGAGGGCAACCTGGTCGTGTCGGCCTGGCTGCGCGAACCGGCCGGCTGCACGGCCTACGAGTCGGCGCTCGCCACCGCGGCGCCCGGCTCGCGCGTGGTCGACCGCGCGATCACGCTGCGGATGCCGAAGCGGATGGGCCGCCTGCTGAGCCCGCACGGCCTCGGCGGCACCCACCAGGCGATCATCCCCGCCCGCTGA
- a CDS encoding DUF6801 domain-containing protein produces the protein MTETLVRKTGRRFLGMGMAALLAGAVAVVAAGPAAAAEKTLTYKGGFPLIGDQQVSVVVKADIPATATAGTPVSVPFSLDVDAGQAAGDGLRLVGATKVSGAIKSKVNVAIAGQSVAIPIELPIPETPVPAEGSLKFTAQGQVDFTVPAGTPAGEATSSVDAAAATHVVTDSSLGEFDVDLTLDPPDQDATLGTTTVS, from the coding sequence ATGACGGAAACCCTCGTTCGGAAAACCGGCCGCCGATTCCTCGGAATGGGGATGGCCGCGTTGCTGGCGGGCGCGGTCGCCGTGGTGGCCGCCGGGCCGGCCGCGGCGGCCGAGAAAACGCTCACCTACAAGGGCGGGTTCCCGCTGATCGGGGACCAGCAGGTCTCGGTGGTGGTCAAGGCCGACATCCCGGCGACCGCCACCGCGGGCACGCCCGTTTCGGTGCCGTTCAGCCTCGACGTCGACGCCGGCCAGGCCGCCGGTGACGGCCTGCGGCTCGTCGGCGCCACGAAGGTCTCCGGCGCCATCAAGTCGAAGGTGAACGTCGCCATCGCCGGCCAGTCGGTGGCGATCCCGATCGAGCTCCCGATCCCCGAAACGCCCGTGCCCGCCGAAGGCTCCCTGAAGTTCACCGCGCAGGGTCAGGTCGACTTCACCGTCCCGGCCGGTACCCCGGCCGGCGAAGCCACCAGCAGCGTCGACGCGGCGGCGGCCACCCACGTCGTCACCGACAGCAGCCTCGGCGAGTTCGACGTCGACCTGACGCTCGACCCGCCGGACCAGGACGCCACCCTGGGCACCACGACCGTCAGCTGA
- a CDS encoding papain-like cysteine protease family protein: protein MKTIPGVLRGLAVLSAATAAAVALQAPATAAAARTDLGISMQAQQKDQWCWDASGNTIAAYWGSSLTQTRFCQIAHNESGSDCANNQGYLSDQQRVFRYLGFSSAGTYNSNGQVLSFTGIKNQIDAGQPIGTRIGWRSGGGHMHVLYGYDNSGGATRVEYGDPWPNNSRYNSMNYDTYRSNTQFQWTHTVYGIEG from the coding sequence GTGAAAACCATTCCAGGAGTCCTACGTGGACTCGCGGTCCTTTCGGCCGCGACGGCCGCGGCCGTCGCGCTGCAGGCGCCGGCCACCGCGGCCGCCGCGCGCACCGACCTCGGCATCTCCATGCAGGCCCAGCAGAAGGACCAGTGGTGCTGGGACGCCAGCGGCAACACCATCGCCGCCTACTGGGGCAGTTCCCTGACCCAGACCCGGTTCTGCCAGATCGCGCACAACGAATCCGGCAGCGACTGCGCCAACAACCAAGGTTACCTGTCCGACCAGCAGCGGGTGTTCCGCTACCTCGGCTTCTCCAGCGCCGGCACGTACAACTCGAACGGGCAGGTCCTGTCGTTCACCGGCATCAAGAACCAGATCGACGCCGGGCAGCCGATCGGCACCCGCATCGGCTGGCGTTCCGGCGGCGGCCACATGCACGTGCTCTACGGCTACGACAATTCCGGCGGCGCCACCCGCGTCGAATACGGCGACCCGTGGCCGAACAACAGCCGCTACAACTCGATGAACTACGACACCTACCGTTCGAACACCCAGTTCCAGTGGACCCACACCGTGTACGGAATCGAGGGATGA
- a CDS encoding FAD-binding protein: MGESNWAGNHTYAASAVHTPRTVDEVREAVAGASRVKALGSRHCFNDIADSPGGTLLDLSALDAGVEIGEGTVTVGGSARYGDFAEQLHAAGFALPNLASLPHITVAGSVATGTHGSGRRQPGLASAVSAIELVTADGGLRTFTRADAEFPGLVVGLGATGIVTRLTLDVVPAFDVRQDVFDHLPWEAADRHFDEVEDAGYSVSLFTNWANDTIDLAWVKSRADAFTERRELFGAVPADGPRHPAHAAGITAGNCTPQQGVPGPWHERLPHFALAFTPSVGDELQSEYFVPYEHATAAIAAVRELAGRIAPLLLVSEIRAIAGDELWLSPCHGGDRVALHFTWQPRQPEVEALLPVIEERLAPFGARPHWGKLFHAVRGDYPRLAGFRDLAASLDPGGKFRNPYLDRHVFGPADKRS, translated from the coding sequence GTGGGCGAATCGAACTGGGCGGGCAACCACACCTACGCCGCGTCCGCCGTCCACACGCCGCGCACGGTCGACGAGGTTCGCGAAGCCGTGGCCGGCGCGAGCCGCGTGAAGGCCCTCGGCAGCCGCCACTGCTTCAACGACATCGCGGACTCCCCGGGCGGCACCCTGCTGGACCTGAGCGCGCTCGACGCCGGCGTCGAGATCGGCGAGGGCACGGTGACCGTCGGCGGGTCCGCGCGCTACGGCGACTTCGCCGAACAGCTGCACGCCGCCGGGTTCGCGCTGCCGAACCTCGCGTCGCTCCCGCACATCACGGTGGCCGGCAGCGTCGCGACCGGCACCCACGGCTCCGGGCGCCGCCAGCCGGGGCTCGCCTCGGCCGTCTCGGCGATCGAGCTGGTCACCGCCGACGGCGGCCTGCGGACGTTCACCCGTGCCGACGCCGAGTTCCCCGGCCTGGTCGTCGGGCTCGGCGCGACCGGGATCGTCACCCGGCTGACGCTCGACGTCGTGCCCGCGTTCGACGTCCGCCAGGACGTCTTCGACCACCTGCCGTGGGAAGCGGCGGACCGGCACTTCGACGAGGTCGAAGACGCCGGCTACAGCGTCAGCCTGTTCACGAACTGGGCGAACGACACGATCGACCTGGCGTGGGTCAAGAGCCGCGCGGACGCCTTCACCGAGCGGCGCGAGCTGTTCGGCGCGGTCCCCGCCGACGGGCCGCGGCACCCGGCGCACGCCGCCGGGATCACGGCGGGCAACTGCACGCCGCAGCAAGGGGTTCCGGGCCCCTGGCACGAGCGGCTGCCGCACTTCGCGCTCGCGTTCACCCCGAGCGTCGGGGACGAGCTGCAGTCGGAGTACTTCGTGCCGTACGAGCACGCGACGGCGGCGATCGCGGCGGTCCGCGAGCTCGCCGGCCGGATCGCGCCGCTGCTGCTGGTGTCCGAGATCCGCGCGATCGCGGGCGACGAGCTGTGGCTCAGCCCGTGCCACGGCGGCGATCGCGTCGCGCTGCACTTCACCTGGCAGCCGCGCCAGCCCGAGGTCGAGGCACTCCTGCCGGTCATCGAGGAGCGCCTGGCGCCCTTCGGCGCGCGGCCGCACTGGGGCAAGCTCTTCCACGCCGTCCGGGGCGACTACCCGAGGCTGGCCGGCTTCCGGGACCTCGCGGCGAGCCTCGACCCCGGCGGCAAATTCCGGAACCCGTACCTCGACCGCCACGTCTTCGGCCCGGCCGACAAGCGGTCGTGA